In Hydrogenoanaerobacterium saccharovorans, a single window of DNA contains:
- a CDS encoding FmdE family protein, which yields MNSFREDLKRAVDYHGHLCSGQVLGVRMARMGLRLLGIDDPLAFRDLIVYVETDRCIADAVGTVTGCKIGRRRLKWMDYGKTAVSFLNLQDGQAVRIYREKLIYPADGEDLVEFYEALSDEELFIAQPIEIPIRPEDMPGKPIMAATCEICGEEVIDGRHIQVDGHIFCKGCHGGHYYRVKGVTDNVGTL from the coding sequence ATGAATAGTTTTAGGGAAGATTTAAAACGGGCAGTCGATTATCATGGGCATCTCTGTTCCGGGCAAGTGCTGGGGGTAAGGATGGCACGAATGGGACTGCGGTTGCTTGGAATTGATGACCCTCTTGCCTTTCGCGACTTAATCGTTTATGTAGAGACTGACCGCTGCATTGCAGATGCCGTTGGCACGGTGACCGGCTGTAAAATCGGGCGGAGAAGATTGAAATGGATGGATTACGGTAAGACTGCTGTATCTTTTCTCAATTTGCAAGACGGACAAGCAGTGCGTATCTATCGCGAAAAACTCATTTATCCGGCAGATGGAGAAGATTTGGTAGAGTTTTACGAGGCACTTTCGGATGAAGAATTGTTTATTGCACAACCAATTGAAATCCCCATCCGCCCTGAGGATATGCCCGGTAAGCCGATTATGGCTGCCACCTGCGAAATCTGCGGAGAAGAAGTAATCGATGGCAGACATATCCAGGTAGATGGGCATATCTTCTGCAAAGGCTGCCATGGCGGGCATTATTACCGCGTTAAGGGGGTAACCGACAATGTGGGAACTTTATGA
- a CDS encoding GerAB/ArcD/ProY family transporter has product MGKEIVSSKQMINIIILFILGTAFVAGGTAIAKQDSWISIILAFLLLIPIYLVYGKLNKLYPNKNVFEMFYECFGKIGGATFTIIFTLFSLHLGALVIRNFTEFIQVVSLSETPQYAAAIFIGVLCIWTVKSGIEILARGAMITGPIVIIVTILTVVLNINNMDLSYIQPIFGAGFGNILSNCTNYISFPFGEAVLFLSVMPCLKSKANPHKVYLMGTAIGCVILVMGRLRNTLVLGLPTLESLYFPSYTSVGIINIKEFITRIEVLMIGNFILSGLAKVCVCIYVTCKGFAHLFNVANYKDFAAPVALMMIAISAVTSSSTMEMMAYLKPYKYYAPVIEIFVPFLLLVVTLIKKPKKNSTLVAKE; this is encoded by the coding sequence ATGGGTAAAGAAATTGTATCTTCCAAACAAATGATTAATATTATCATACTTTTTATTCTCGGCACTGCATTTGTTGCGGGGGGAACTGCTATTGCAAAGCAGGATTCGTGGATTTCAATCATCTTGGCATTTTTATTGTTGATACCCATCTATCTGGTATACGGAAAACTGAATAAATTGTACCCAAATAAAAACGTGTTTGAAATGTTTTACGAATGCTTCGGCAAAATAGGCGGGGCAACTTTCACCATCATTTTTACACTTTTTTCATTGCACTTAGGCGCGCTGGTTATCCGCAATTTTACCGAGTTTATTCAAGTGGTTTCGCTGTCTGAAACACCCCAATATGCGGCAGCAATATTTATCGGGGTGCTTTGTATATGGACAGTTAAGTCGGGTATTGAGATATTGGCGCGTGGTGCTATGATAACAGGGCCTATTGTAATTATAGTTACTATTCTTACTGTCGTTTTGAATATCAACAATATGGACTTAAGCTATATTCAGCCTATATTCGGCGCAGGTTTCGGTAATATACTATCTAATTGCACAAACTATATTTCTTTCCCGTTTGGTGAGGCTGTTCTTTTTTTATCGGTTATGCCTTGTTTAAAATCAAAAGCCAATCCGCATAAAGTTTATCTTATGGGTACTGCAATCGGCTGTGTTATACTTGTAATGGGCAGGCTGCGCAATACACTGGTGTTGGGGCTGCCTACTTTAGAGTCATTGTATTTTCCGTCTTACACCTCGGTAGGAATTATAAATATTAAAGAATTTATAACACGTATTGAAGTATTAATGATAGGTAATTTTATCTTATCGGGGCTTGCAAAAGTGTGCGTCTGTATCTACGTTACATGCAAAGGGTTTGCGCATTTATTTAACGTTGCAAATTACAAAGATTTTGCAGCACCTGTAGCTTTGATGATGATAGCGATTTCCGCCGTCACAAGTTCCAGCACAATGGAGATGATGGCATATTTGAAACCTTACAAGTACTATGCTCCTGTAATAGAAATCTTCGTACCTTTTCTTCTCTTAGTTGTCACCTTAATCAAAAAGCCTAAAAAGAATTCTACTTTGGTGGCAAAAGAATAA
- a CDS encoding ABC transporter ATP-binding protein, whose protein sequence is MSIKIKNLCFAYGERKVLRDVNFSANSGELVCVLGPNGVGKSTLFRCMLGLQNSYKGDISVNGQEIGSMPAAVLAKKIAYIPQHYSMYFNYTVFHMVLMGTTSQISTLASPGKAQEHAVMQALERFGIAHLRDRGCAQISGGERQLALIARAVVQQAKILVMDEPTANLDYGNQFRVMQEVCRLAQQGYTIILSTHNPEQALMYANRVLVLLDGTVLRFGTPDEVMSNELLHKVYGVNVQLREISLGQKKMRVCIPLEQLEEQHVLLE, encoded by the coding sequence GTGAGCATCAAAATTAAAAATCTTTGCTTTGCTTATGGAGAACGTAAGGTACTGCGAGATGTTAATTTCTCGGCAAATTCAGGCGAATTGGTTTGTGTGCTTGGCCCCAACGGCGTTGGAAAAAGCACCTTGTTCCGCTGTATGCTAGGGCTGCAAAATAGTTACAAAGGCGATATAAGTGTAAACGGGCAGGAAATTGGTTCTATGCCCGCGGCAGTTCTCGCAAAAAAAATCGCGTACATTCCTCAGCACTATTCTATGTATTTTAACTATACTGTTTTTCATATGGTGCTTATGGGCACAACGTCGCAAATAAGTACACTTGCCTCACCGGGCAAAGCGCAGGAACATGCAGTAATGCAGGCACTGGAGCGGTTTGGTATTGCACACCTGCGCGACCGCGGCTGTGCACAAATCAGCGGCGGAGAGCGCCAGCTTGCCCTAATTGCCCGTGCGGTAGTGCAGCAAGCAAAAATACTTGTTATGGATGAACCCACAGCCAACCTCGATTACGGCAACCAGTTTCGCGTTATGCAAGAAGTATGCCGCCTTGCCCAACAGGGTTATACCATTATTCTGTCTACCCATAACCCCGAGCAAGCGCTAATGTATGCAAACCGTGTACTTGTGTTGCTTGACGGCACGGTGCTGCGTTTTGGTACACCCGATGAAGTGATGAGCAACGAGCTTTTGCATAAGGTATATGGAGTAAATGTACAGCTGAGAGAAATCAGTTTGGGGCAAAAAAAGATGCGTGTATGTATACCGCTGGAACAGTTGGAGGAGCAACATGTTTTACTGGAATGA
- a CDS encoding anti-sigma-I factor RsgI family protein, whose product MKAVIVEVRGKLAAALSDDGCITKIKNNNYVIGQVIEVKKTISKKKSIMPKIAVAAACVIMLGGVGAYAYMTPSAYVSLDVNPSIEYSLNMFDRVLSAKAVNDDGAEILKQVDLKNMSNKTIDEAIKMTVEEISKEGYFDGETEGGIVITTSGKDLKKSAELAESLKETADEKIKEDELDVEVEALAVGKDRVEEAKALGVTPGKLNLVQKLQASASNPEEINVNDWLNKSVKEIMKATKENKKANKNQDASSESELTDETSSQAQESSSESSSEADTSVKTDTPKNEKANENALKNKKADETNAVPEVKKPEKVKEDSSSSEVSTEIEEEVEEASQNESKNSGKKQDESGAVEKEKTPSGNSKGNSGKKQ is encoded by the coding sequence ATGAAAGCAGTGATAGTTGAAGTAAGAGGCAAACTTGCTGCGGCTCTGTCTGATGACGGCTGTATAACCAAAATCAAAAACAATAATTATGTGATTGGACAGGTGATTGAAGTGAAAAAAACAATTAGTAAGAAAAAAAGTATCATGCCTAAAATTGCAGTAGCGGCAGCCTGTGTCATTATGCTCGGCGGTGTTGGTGCTTATGCCTATATGACGCCATCTGCTTATGTAAGTCTTGATGTCAACCCATCAATCGAATATTCGCTGAATATGTTTGACAGAGTGCTTTCTGCAAAAGCTGTTAATGATGACGGAGCCGAAATACTAAAGCAAGTTGACTTAAAAAACATGAGCAATAAAACAATTGACGAAGCGATTAAAATGACCGTTGAGGAGATTTCTAAAGAAGGATATTTTGATGGTGAAACCGAGGGCGGTATCGTTATTACAACCTCGGGCAAAGATTTGAAAAAATCTGCGGAATTGGCAGAAAGCTTAAAAGAAACTGCCGATGAAAAAATTAAAGAAGATGAACTGGACGTGGAAGTTGAAGCACTTGCTGTTGGCAAAGATCGTGTTGAAGAAGCCAAAGCATTGGGTGTAACCCCCGGCAAGCTGAACTTGGTGCAAAAGCTGCAGGCAAGCGCCTCGAACCCCGAAGAAATTAACGTCAATGATTGGCTGAATAAATCGGTTAAAGAAATTATGAAAGCAACCAAAGAAAACAAAAAAGCCAATAAAAACCAAGATGCTTCATCGGAGAGTGAATTGACTGACGAGACCAGCTCGCAAGCACAAGAAAGTTCTTCTGAAAGCTCATCGGAAGCGGATACTTCTGTAAAAACTGACACCCCAAAAAACGAAAAAGCAAATGAAAATGCCTTAAAAAACAAAAAGGCAGACGAAACCAATGCTGTACCTGAAGTTAAAAAACCAGAGAAAGTAAAAGAGGATTCTTCCAGCAGTGAGGTTTCAACAGAAATTGAAGAAGAAGTTGAAGAAGCAAGCCAAAACGAGAGTAAAAACTCCGGTAAAAAGCAGGATGAAAGCGGAGCGGTAGAGAAAGAGAAAACACCATCCGGCAACAGCAAAGGTAATTCCGGTAAAAAGCAGTAG
- a CDS encoding NTP transferase domain-containing protein has translation MRTGVVIIAAGNSSHEDKMQPMKKVGSISAVQRLIKTFRQAGVHRIVLVTSQQEHEALEKHVARMGTVCLPNYDADHWQMIDYAKIGLAYLQQKCDQILLTPADIPFFTALTVQQLMQCGAKLASPVCGERAGHPLLVASSLIPFILQYEGENGLRGAIKNCGCARTFIEVEDDGILCDIDSSDDYDELLKQHNHQILHPSLKLRLVKEKPFFGPGTVQLLTFIQETGSVRLACQQMGISYSKGWKILAVMEEQLGETIVDRQQGGKNGGMASLTPKGKELLDKFRQFEECCRTLVQQAFEQIF, from the coding sequence ATGCGTACAGGAGTTGTTATAATTGCTGCGGGGAACTCTTCGCATGAAGATAAAATGCAGCCTATGAAAAAGGTAGGCTCAATATCTGCTGTTCAACGGTTAATAAAAACTTTTCGGCAGGCAGGGGTACATCGCATTGTACTGGTAACTTCCCAGCAGGAGCACGAAGCGTTGGAAAAACATGTTGCGCGCATGGGTACTGTCTGTTTGCCTAACTATGATGCCGATCACTGGCAGATGATTGATTATGCCAAAATAGGGCTTGCATATTTGCAGCAAAAATGCGACCAGATTTTGCTCACACCTGCAGATATCCCCTTTTTCACAGCACTTACCGTACAGCAGCTTATGCAGTGCGGTGCAAAACTGGCAAGCCCTGTTTGCGGTGAGCGAGCAGGACATCCACTCTTAGTCGCCAGCAGTCTCATCCCATTTATTTTGCAATATGAAGGCGAGAATGGGCTGCGCGGTGCCATTAAAAACTGCGGCTGTGCCCGTACTTTTATTGAGGTAGAGGATGACGGTATCTTATGCGACATTGATTCTTCAGACGATTATGATGAATTGTTAAAACAACACAATCACCAGATACTTCATCCCTCACTGAAACTGCGCCTTGTAAAAGAAAAACCGTTTTTCGGGCCGGGTACGGTACAACTTCTCACATTCATTCAAGAAACAGGCTCGGTACGTTTGGCTTGCCAACAAATGGGTATATCTTACAGCAAAGGGTGGAAGATTCTCGCTGTGATGGAAGAGCAATTGGGCGAAACGATTGTAGACCGCCAGCAAGGCGGCAAAAACGGAGGTATGGCTTCTCTTACCCCAAAGGGTAAAGAATTGCTAGATAAATTCCGCCAATTCGAGGAATGCTGCCGTACATTGGTACAGCAAGCTTTTGAGCAAATTTTTTAA
- a CDS encoding DUF364 domain-containing protein: MWELYDALINEIPENITVQDYCNGRLWSEVQTNQGTGVAMLIDGVSRPPMHPTSFFGEPLKKMAECIKSWNFAEASLGLAAINAWYNTPPHTDSLNITYGKNRVERDAFVTYQEEITDKKVTVIGHFPFLETRFQPICSLSVLERNPKEGDFPDSACEYLLHEQDYVFITGVTIINKTLPRLLELSKNAKVVLVGPSVPLAPCLFHFGVHSLESFLVTSPQKCSEFVRQRLNGSLFSCGKMVSLANKTNTNEVSL, encoded by the coding sequence ATGTGGGAACTTTATGATGCACTGATAAATGAAATTCCAGAGAATATCACCGTGCAGGATTATTGCAACGGACGGCTTTGGTCTGAGGTGCAAACCAACCAGGGTACAGGCGTAGCCATGTTAATCGACGGAGTATCTCGCCCGCCCATGCATCCCACAAGCTTTTTCGGCGAACCTCTCAAAAAGATGGCTGAATGCATCAAGTCTTGGAACTTTGCTGAGGCAAGCCTTGGTCTTGCCGCTATCAATGCGTGGTATAACACGCCCCCCCATACAGATTCACTCAACATTACATATGGCAAAAACCGAGTGGAACGAGATGCATTTGTCACCTATCAAGAGGAGATTACGGATAAAAAAGTAACCGTAATCGGGCACTTCCCTTTTTTGGAGACACGTTTTCAGCCAATCTGTTCTCTTTCTGTTTTGGAGCGAAACCCCAAAGAGGGCGATTTTCCCGACTCTGCTTGCGAATACCTGCTGCATGAGCAAGATTACGTTTTTATTACAGGCGTTACAATCATCAATAAAACCTTGCCGCGTTTACTCGAGCTTTCAAAAAATGCTAAAGTTGTTTTGGTGGGTCCCAGCGTTCCGTTGGCACCGTGCTTATTCCACTTTGGTGTTCATTCACTCGAAAGCTTTCTGGTAACCTCCCCTCAAAAATGCTCTGAATTTGTGCGTCAGAGGTTGAACGGTTCCTTGTTCTCCTGCGGTAAAATGGTCAGCTTGGCAAATAAAACAAATACAAACGAGGTGTCTTTATGA
- a CDS encoding GGDEF domain-containing protein, whose translation MNSTDLQFLKEFVDRFDKLFDLIRVVDPVKKQIVQYQNLSFEVLTSICYDYWKNDAHCANCVSYRAMKENDTFVKIEYNKEKIYMVTASPITLSNQTYVVEMLKDISETGIIPDLKGKTIEEINNIIDKLNKEVITDPLTDLFNRRYLNERLPVDLYDAFNNHTKLSFIMLDIDYFKIINDTYGHTAGDVILQELGTIIKNSIRKNVDWAARYGGEEFFVSLIGADSLSAYTVAEKIRKTVETKKFDFAGNTVSITVSAGCYTIGDHELTVEELLGYVDQNLYRAKQNGRNMVVANCQKSNTAI comes from the coding sequence TTGAACTCGACAGACCTGCAATTTTTAAAAGAATTTGTAGATAGATTTGATAAACTTTTTGATCTTATTCGGGTAGTAGACCCCGTAAAAAAACAGATTGTGCAATATCAAAATTTATCGTTTGAGGTGCTAACTTCGATTTGTTATGATTATTGGAAAAACGATGCCCATTGTGCGAACTGTGTTTCGTATCGCGCAATGAAAGAAAACGACACCTTTGTTAAAATCGAATACAATAAAGAAAAAATTTATATGGTAACTGCAAGTCCAATTACATTGAGTAACCAAACTTATGTAGTGGAAATGTTAAAAGATATTTCAGAAACAGGTATTATCCCCGATTTAAAAGGCAAGACAATTGAAGAAATAAACAACATTATAGATAAACTCAACAAAGAGGTTATTACAGACCCGCTTACCGATTTGTTTAATCGACGTTATCTCAATGAAAGGCTGCCCGTTGATTTATACGATGCTTTTAACAACCATACAAAATTGTCATTTATCATGCTGGATATAGACTATTTTAAAATTATCAATGATACCTACGGGCATACGGCAGGAGATGTTATTTTACAAGAATTGGGTACGATTATAAAAAACTCCATTCGAAAAAATGTGGACTGGGCAGCAAGGTATGGCGGTGAAGAATTTTTTGTTTCATTAATCGGTGCCGATAGTTTATCTGCTTATACAGTTGCCGAAAAAATTAGAAAAACAGTGGAAACAAAGAAGTTTGATTTTGCTGGAAATACAGTATCAATCACGGTGAGTGCCGGCTGCTATACAATTGGGGATCATGAATTGACCGTAGAAGAGCTATTAGGTTATGTAGACCAAAATTTATACAGAGCAAAACAAAATGGGCGCAATATGGTAGTTGCAAACTGCCAAAAAAGCAACACAGCAATTTGA
- a CDS encoding class I SAM-dependent methyltransferase produces MFYWNEQSIRWYKEAAEYGCFHEQIVKVAAPYINCDCTACDLGCGLGYLSLELAKIAKQVTAIDIDDNALNVLRASISQNGTSNIEVMREDVQLIPSQAIWDVVVLCSFGRLTENNNFTKYMALCKKRLISIVGSNAKSNISPSGLSHYEKDHVPKLISFLEKQGIPYRLIEQNLEFGQPLSTQQDAIDFICHYTPGCTVETAAEHAKEHLKQLGDGRYCLPNQKCYGIFIIDKQEETT; encoded by the coding sequence ATGTTTTACTGGAATGAACAAAGCATACGCTGGTACAAAGAAGCCGCCGAATACGGCTGTTTTCACGAGCAAATTGTAAAAGTAGCCGCCCCATACATAAATTGTGACTGTACGGCATGTGACCTTGGGTGCGGGTTGGGGTATCTTTCGTTGGAACTTGCAAAAATTGCAAAACAAGTTACCGCTATTGACATTGACGACAATGCATTGAACGTTTTACGGGCGTCTATCAGCCAAAACGGTACTTCAAACATTGAGGTGATGAGGGAAGATGTTCAACTGATACCGTCGCAGGCAATATGGGATGTAGTTGTGCTTTGTTCTTTCGGCAGGCTAACCGAAAACAATAATTTTACTAAATATATGGCTTTATGCAAAAAGCGTCTAATTTCCATTGTCGGCAGCAACGCCAAAAGCAATATATCTCCGTCCGGTTTGTCACATTATGAAAAAGATCATGTTCCAAAACTCATATCTTTTTTAGAAAAACAAGGTATCCCCTACCGCTTGATTGAACAAAATTTAGAATTCGGTCAGCCTTTAAGTACACAACAAGATGCAATCGATTTTATCTGCCATTACACACCCGGCTGCACTGTTGAAACTGCTGCCGAACATGCAAAAGAACATTTAAAGCAGCTTGGCGATGGAAGATATTGTCTGCCAAATCAAAAATGTTATGGAATTTTTATTATTGATAAGCAGGAGGAAACAACATGA
- the sigI gene encoding RNA polymerase sigma-I factor gives MRDLDIAAAEAAKDHNKMNELIMQYQPFILKCASHTAQKHITTSDDEWSIALTAFCEAVRNYNFEKGGFLSFSEMVINRRLADYFKRNKKYYHEISVNPDVFESDMDEEDNVSVYLTVQEKLSYQHDVSIKDEIEAINKVFYSYGFSFFDLADCSPKAEKTKKHCALAAAYICKNPILLHEIKKTKQLPIKIIEKNAGVPRKILERHRKYIIAAVEILSGEYPCLAEYMQPIRKELNK, from the coding sequence ATGAGAGATTTAGACATTGCAGCGGCTGAAGCCGCAAAAGACCATAATAAAATGAATGAGCTAATTATGCAATACCAGCCTTTCATCTTAAAATGTGCGTCGCATACTGCTCAAAAGCATATTACAACCAGCGATGATGAATGGTCGATAGCATTAACGGCTTTTTGCGAAGCGGTAAGAAATTACAACTTTGAAAAAGGCGGTTTTTTGAGTTTTTCTGAGATGGTAATAAACAGAAGGCTGGCTGACTATTTTAAACGGAACAAAAAATATTACCATGAAATTTCTGTAAATCCCGATGTTTTCGAGAGCGATATGGATGAAGAAGACAATGTTTCGGTGTATCTAACGGTTCAAGAGAAACTCTCTTACCAACATGATGTAAGCATAAAAGACGAAATTGAAGCAATTAATAAAGTCTTTTACAGTTACGGCTTCTCTTTTTTTGACCTTGCAGATTGTTCGCCCAAGGCAGAAAAAACCAAAAAGCATTGCGCTTTGGCTGCAGCATATATTTGCAAAAATCCAATTTTGCTTCATGAAATAAAAAAGACAAAACAACTGCCAATCAAAATTATTGAAAAAAATGCGGGTGTACCCCGAAAAATTCTGGAACGTCATCGAAAGTATATAATAGCAGCAGTTGAGATACTTTCCGGAGAGTATCCCTGCCTTGCAGAGTACATGCAGCCCATTAGAAAGGAGCTAAACAAATGA
- a CDS encoding glycoside hydrolase family 18 protein gives MNLNKALKVVAPIMIAALILFISGSYQATISQAENSEASSQSSVSYQPPSSSSESSQMQSSSATESSSSQSTQTKQKSSASASAPDKPLPLQPVAAPSGKCIVGYFPSWAYLNNYSPSDVDAAKLTHINYAFASISSDNKLVMNHPKTDIKNFEGLRKLKAKNSALKLLISVGGWDGSKNFSNAALTAQSRETFANSCINFIVTHKLDGIDLDWEYPVSGGFGGIINRPEDKQNFTKLIQAIRQKMQQQTKKDSKKYYLTIAGAPSSGYLKNIELTKILPYLDYIFLMGYDMHGPWDEFADFNAPLYTPQESSPQYSSSINDAVQTYLNAGAAASKLVLGMPFYGYRYEVTNNDNYGLYQTFSNGKSVAYSKIVTDYLDKYDKSEHPQAKVPYLFGNDTFITYDDENSIAMKVQLAKKLGLAGVGAWELSQDSQNTLLSSAYSNLF, from the coding sequence ATGAATTTAAACAAAGCATTAAAAGTTGTTGCACCAATTATGATTGCAGCGCTCATTCTTTTTATATCCGGTTCTTACCAAGCAACAATCAGCCAAGCTGAAAACTCTGAAGCATCATCGCAATCTTCTGTAAGTTACCAGCCGCCTTCATCTTCCAGCGAATCGTCACAAATGCAGTCATCTTCCGCTACTGAATCCTCATCCTCGCAGAGCACACAAACTAAGCAGAAATCTTCTGCTTCTGCATCTGCACCCGACAAGCCACTACCGTTACAGCCTGTTGCAGCACCCAGCGGTAAATGTATCGTTGGTTATTTTCCATCTTGGGCTTACTTAAACAATTACTCACCGTCGGATGTTGATGCAGCAAAACTCACTCACATTAACTATGCCTTTGCAAGTATCAGTTCGGATAACAAGCTGGTAATGAATCACCCTAAAACAGATATTAAAAATTTTGAGGGGCTTCGCAAACTAAAAGCCAAAAATTCCGCCTTAAAACTGCTGATTTCTGTGGGCGGGTGGGATGGTTCAAAAAATTTTTCAAACGCAGCACTTACCGCCCAAAGCCGCGAAACATTTGCTAATTCATGTATCAACTTTATCGTAACACATAAACTGGATGGTATCGACCTTGATTGGGAATATCCTGTATCGGGCGGTTTTGGGGGGATTATCAACCGCCCCGAAGACAAACAAAATTTTACCAAACTGATACAGGCAATCAGGCAGAAAATGCAGCAGCAAACAAAAAAAGACTCGAAAAAATACTACCTAACAATCGCAGGTGCACCGTCATCCGGCTATTTAAAAAACATTGAGCTTACAAAAATACTCCCCTATTTGGATTACATATTTTTAATGGGTTACGACATGCACGGGCCATGGGATGAGTTTGCGGATTTCAATGCACCGCTGTATACTCCGCAAGAATCATCTCCCCAGTACTCCTCCAGCATCAATGACGCGGTACAAACTTACCTCAACGCGGGTGCTGCAGCTTCTAAGCTTGTGCTGGGTATGCCTTTTTACGGCTATCGGTATGAGGTTACCAATAACGATAACTACGGATTATATCAAACTTTTTCAAACGGAAAATCGGTTGCTTACAGCAAAATTGTTACCGATTATTTGGATAAATATGATAAATCGGAGCATCCCCAGGCAAAAGTACCCTATTTATTTGGCAATGATACTTTTATTACATATGACGATGAAAATTCGATTGCTATGAAAGTTCAGCTCGCTAAAAAATTGGGGCTGGCTGGAGTTGGGGCTTGGGAGCTTTCACAAGATAGCCAGAACACTCTTTTGTCAAGCGCTTATTCCAATTTGTTTTAA
- a CDS encoding FecCD family ABC transporter permease encodes MVQFKQKKISLLPLFTVIFLLCFCSAFLLGRYPVTLTELIKVLLSRVVNIPVTWAPQAETVILQVRLPRVLAAALIGSALSAAGICYQGLFQNPMVSPDVLGASAGAGFGAAVALFLSLGYVGVSIISFIGGIAAVAVVCFISQNVRNHPIMGLVLAGIMVSSLFSSGTSFIKLMADPTNVLPAITYWLMGGLASIRKNDLLFASIPIAIGLVPLILLRWRMNVLTLGEEEARTIGINTRALRYIVIVSSTLITSACVSISGMIGWVGLVIPHFSRMLVGCDYRRSLPASMLLGASFLIVVDNFSRMLSTSEIPLGILTSFVGAPFFLYLILREGKKL; translated from the coding sequence ATGGTGCAGTTTAAGCAGAAGAAAATTAGCCTATTACCTTTGTTTACAGTTATCTTTTTACTTTGCTTTTGCAGTGCTTTTTTGTTGGGAAGATATCCCGTTACTTTAACCGAACTTATTAAAGTACTGCTGTCACGTGTTGTAAATATTCCCGTAACTTGGGCACCTCAGGCAGAAACCGTCATATTGCAGGTACGGCTGCCGCGTGTTCTAGCTGCTGCGCTGATTGGCTCAGCTCTTTCTGCCGCGGGCATCTGTTATCAAGGTTTGTTTCAAAACCCTATGGTGTCGCCCGACGTGCTTGGGGCATCTGCGGGTGCAGGTTTTGGCGCAGCTGTTGCACTTTTCCTTTCACTCGGCTATGTCGGTGTATCCATCATTTCTTTTATAGGCGGAATTGCGGCGGTGGCAGTTGTATGTTTCATCAGCCAAAATGTACGCAATCATCCTATCATGGGGCTGGTGCTTGCAGGCATTATGGTAAGCTCGCTGTTTTCATCCGGCACTTCATTCATCAAACTGATGGCCGACCCTACCAATGTGCTGCCCGCTATTACTTATTGGCTGATGGGAGGGCTTGCATCCATACGCAAAAACGATCTGCTGTTTGCATCCATCCCTATTGCAATTGGGCTTGTACCTCTCATTTTACTGCGCTGGCGTATGAACGTACTTACACTGGGTGAAGAAGAAGCGCGCACCATCGGTATTAACACACGTGCCTTAAGATATATCGTCATCGTATCCTCAACATTAATTACTTCGGCATGTGTCTCCATCAGCGGTATGATTGGTTGGGTCGGCCTGGTAATCCCGCATTTTTCGCGCATGCTTGTTGGTTGCGATTACCGCCGCTCTTTGCCTGCCTCTATGCTCTTGGGTGCAAGTTTTCTCATTGTGGTGGATAATTTTTCGCGCATGCTGAGCACATCGGAAATACCTCTCGGTATCCTTACTTCATTTGTGGGAGCACCGTTTTTCTTGTATTTGATACTGAGGGAGGGAAAAAAGCTGTGA